In one window of Nakamurella sp. PAMC28650 DNA:
- a CDS encoding NAD(P)/FAD-dependent oxidoreductase — protein sequence MSSLLTDPLLEPFQLGPLTLRNRVVSTSHEPAFSQDGMPKERYAAYHVEKAKGGVALTMIGGSAVVSPDSPPAFGNLLMYKDEIVPWLAQLTEQVHEQGAAVMCQITHLGRRTSNYAGDWLPVIAPSPLREPAHRAFPKQAEEWDLDRVVADYASAAERAVAGGLDGIELEAYGHLLDGFLSPATNRRTDGWGGSPEARLRLALAVVRAIRDAVGPVFPIGMRLVIDEDMSGGIDADSGIAAARSLVAEGVDFISVIRGHIDTDAGLARVIPPMGTPSAPHLEFAGWVKKELGVPVMHASRIADVATARHAIRDGLLDLVGMTRAQIADPYLVAKIAAGQEDRIRPCVGAGYCLDAIYQASDTKCIHNAATGRELLLPHHVPPSTGPSRKVVVIGAGAAGLEAARVLGERGHRVVVMEAAPEAGGQLLLAARSAARRDLLGIIGWRLTESARCDVRIRYNTYADVAAVMAEAPDVVVVATGGLPNTGFLESGSDLVLDTWDVLAGSVPPAGDVLLYDDHGGHSAMDAAATIAEAGARLHIVTPERTLAMDVGGVNYPRYFGILARAGARTTLLQQLRSVRRGTGGRLVAGLYSEYGGFETELTVDQVVVEHGTLPNDELYRSLVPGSSNLGAVDHQALLATSPQQMTPHPAGTYQLFRIGDAVSSRNVHAAVLDAYRLCLAI from the coding sequence ATGTCATCGCTGCTCACCGATCCTCTGCTCGAGCCCTTCCAGCTCGGCCCGCTGACGCTGCGCAACCGGGTGGTGAGCACCTCGCACGAGCCGGCTTTCTCGCAGGACGGCATGCCCAAGGAGCGCTATGCGGCCTATCACGTCGAGAAGGCGAAGGGCGGGGTGGCACTCACCATGATCGGCGGCTCCGCGGTCGTGTCGCCGGACAGCCCGCCGGCCTTCGGGAACCTGCTGATGTACAAGGACGAGATCGTCCCGTGGCTCGCGCAGCTCACCGAGCAGGTGCACGAGCAGGGGGCAGCGGTGATGTGCCAGATCACCCACCTCGGTCGGCGCACGAGCAACTACGCCGGCGACTGGTTGCCCGTCATTGCCCCGTCCCCGCTCCGGGAACCGGCGCACCGGGCGTTCCCCAAGCAGGCCGAGGAGTGGGACCTGGACCGGGTGGTCGCGGACTACGCCAGTGCTGCCGAGCGCGCGGTCGCGGGCGGCCTGGACGGCATCGAACTCGAGGCCTACGGGCACCTGCTGGACGGATTCCTGTCCCCCGCCACCAATCGGCGCACCGACGGTTGGGGTGGCTCGCCGGAGGCCAGGCTACGGCTGGCACTGGCGGTGGTGCGGGCCATCCGGGATGCGGTCGGGCCGGTCTTCCCGATCGGCATGCGCCTCGTGATCGACGAGGACATGTCCGGCGGCATCGACGCCGACTCCGGCATCGCGGCGGCGCGCAGCCTGGTCGCCGAGGGCGTCGACTTCATCAGCGTCATCCGCGGCCACATCGACACCGACGCCGGGCTGGCCCGGGTGATCCCCCCGATGGGCACGCCGTCGGCGCCGCACCTGGAGTTCGCCGGCTGGGTGAAGAAGGAGCTCGGGGTACCGGTGATGCACGCGTCCCGGATCGCCGATGTCGCCACCGCCCGCCATGCCATCCGGGACGGACTGCTCGATCTGGTCGGGATGACCAGGGCCCAGATCGCCGATCCCTACCTGGTGGCCAAGATCGCCGCCGGGCAGGAGGACCGGATCCGGCCGTGCGTCGGCGCCGGTTACTGCCTGGACGCGATCTACCAGGCCAGCGACACCAAGTGCATCCACAATGCCGCCACCGGTCGCGAACTGCTGCTACCGCATCATGTGCCGCCTTCCACCGGGCCGAGCCGGAAGGTCGTGGTGATCGGCGCCGGCGCGGCCGGCCTGGAAGCAGCGCGGGTGCTCGGCGAACGTGGACATCGGGTGGTCGTGATGGAGGCGGCCCCGGAGGCCGGCGGTCAGTTGCTGCTGGCCGCCCGTTCTGCCGCACGCAGGGACCTGCTCGGGATCATCGGCTGGCGCCTGACCGAATCTGCACGGTGCGACGTCCGGATCCGCTACAACACCTACGCGGACGTCGCAGCGGTGATGGCCGAGGCACCGGATGTCGTCGTGGTCGCGACCGGCGGTCTGCCCAACACGGGTTTCCTCGAGTCGGGATCGGATCTGGTCCTGGACACCTGGGACGTGCTCGCCGGCTCGGTGCCGCCGGCCGGCGACGTGCTGCTCTACGACGACCACGGCGGGCACAGCGCCATGGACGCGGCGGCGACCATCGCCGAGGCGGGAGCGCGGCTGCACATCGTCACGCCCGAGCGCACGCTGGCCATGGACGTCGGTGGGGTGAACTATCCGCGGTACTTCGGGATCCTGGCTCGGGCTGGGGCCAGAACTACTCTGCTGCAACAGCTTCGTTCGGTCCGACGGGGCACTGGTGGGCGCCTGGTCGCCGGTCTGTACAGCGAGTACGGCGGATTCGAGACCGAGCTGACCGTCGACCAGGTGGTCGTCGAGCACGGCACCCTGCCGAACGACGAGCTGTATCGGTCACTGGTGCCCGGCTCCAGCAATCTGGGGGCCGTCGACCACCAGGCGCTGCTGGCCACATCACCGCAGCAGATGACGCCCCATCCGGCCGGCACCTACCAGCTGTTCCGGATCGGCGACGCCGTGTCCAGCCGGAATGTCCACGCTGCGGTGCTGGACGCCTACCGTCTCTGCCTGGCGATCTGA
- a CDS encoding TerC family protein, whose product MTVPFWAWAAFGAVVLTMLTIDLLAHRGAHVIKFKEAAIWSAVWVGLSLVFAGVIWATMGSGSAVEFTTAWLLEKSLSVDNLFVFALIFGYFKVPREYQHRVLFYGVIGALLFRGIFLAAGVAIVNQFTAILFVFGAILIYSAIKLLKDDDDSMDPGKSVAVRLLRKVVPVSDEYRGTKFFFKEAGKRIATPLLAVVVAIEAADLVFAVDSVPAVLAVSDNTFIIYSSNAFAILGLRALYFLLAGMLKKFHHLGKGLSFILAFIGVKLFLQAGHKVISNSIPEIPSLVSLAVIIVALTISIVASLKFPLPEEDSEGDALEGADLSEPAHPAGPDGLPELSEGPDLVKRADLVTHSDGTRAG is encoded by the coding sequence GTGACCGTCCCCTTCTGGGCCTGGGCCGCATTCGGCGCCGTGGTCCTGACCATGCTGACCATCGACCTGCTCGCCCATCGCGGGGCGCACGTCATCAAGTTCAAGGAAGCCGCGATCTGGAGTGCCGTGTGGGTGGGCCTGTCGCTGGTGTTCGCCGGCGTCATCTGGGCCACCATGGGCAGCGGCTCCGCAGTCGAGTTCACCACGGCCTGGTTGCTCGAGAAGTCGCTCAGCGTCGACAATCTCTTCGTCTTCGCGTTGATCTTCGGCTACTTCAAGGTTCCCCGCGAGTACCAGCACCGAGTGCTGTTCTACGGCGTCATCGGCGCGCTGCTGTTCCGCGGCATCTTCTTGGCGGCGGGCGTCGCCATCGTCAACCAGTTCACCGCCATCCTGTTCGTGTTCGGCGCCATCCTGATCTACAGCGCGATCAAGCTGCTCAAGGACGACGACGATTCGATGGACCCGGGCAAGAGCGTCGCCGTTCGCCTGCTGCGCAAGGTCGTCCCGGTGTCCGACGAGTACCGCGGCACCAAATTCTTCTTCAAGGAGGCCGGAAAGCGAATTGCCACACCACTTCTCGCGGTCGTCGTGGCCATCGAGGCAGCTGACCTGGTGTTCGCCGTCGACAGCGTCCCCGCTGTGCTCGCCGTCAGTGACAACACCTTCATCATTTACTCCAGCAACGCCTTTGCCATCCTTGGGCTGCGGGCCCTGTACTTCCTGCTGGCCGGCATGCTCAAGAAGTTCCACCACCTCGGCAAGGGACTCTCGTTCATCCTCGCCTTCATCGGTGTGAAGCTCTTCCTGCAGGCCGGGCACAAGGTCATCTCCAACTCCATCCCGGAGATCCCGTCCCTGGTGTCGCTCGCCGTCATCATCGTGGCTCTGACCATCTCGATCGTCGCCTCGCTCAAGTTCCCGCTGCCCGAGGAGGACTCGGAAGGGGACGCCCTCGAGGGTGCGGATCTGTCGGAGCCGGCCCACCCGGCGGGTCCGGACGGGCTGCCCGAACTTTCGGAGGGTCCGGATCTGGTGAAGCGGGCCGATCTGGTGACTCATTCGGATGGAACACGCGCAGGCTGA
- a CDS encoding DUF222 domain-containing protein — protein MIVDRTAVLSPQVCRQVERRILRCVKGRSKARLETIVDREVILADPAAAEYRRVKAVADRGVTHRRDPDGMGIINALLPAEAAVMVFTLIDLIADANKGLDARSVDQRRADAVADIARELLTFGFVDLHGLIARAEHATAEPAGPAGPAGPAEPAPAERTDPAHADPRDPDDAGPRDGAAAGGAPRDGAPGGAENGAAAENGTRPVGSVSGGVDLADRAGRWARALSRHGRRPHLNVTGAWSTVIGWDDLPGQLDGHGVITAQLLRQIAVSWGTLTAVGVDPVTGTATAVGALTYRPGQQLCDQVVVLSGTCRMAGCAMPAWKCDIDHLDPFDHQDPTRGGKTLLCNSISLCTWHHLLKHHTDWTPQLQPDLSIRWTTNTGHHAISHPREFTLPGEWLRPAATTAQVATDQVATDQRPTAETNITDPGEKTAPGRATGPADTEPDETRVIIGPTVFGPTIPVVPAGVDWIEPNTELEDPVTIPHPGSVEITTYRILRRQAREHSLRRLATLRTALDPVEQRKRDFIAGRQFDTDGHQFDPADFDAATREKADLTETFQIAALLERSRRPTKVVQESGPVRGDDRPVDASPDSGDAPF, from the coding sequence ATGATCGTGGACCGGACCGCGGTGCTGTCGCCGCAGGTGTGCCGCCAGGTGGAGCGGCGGATTTTGCGGTGTGTGAAGGGCCGGTCCAAGGCGCGGTTGGAGACGATCGTGGACCGGGAGGTGATCCTGGCCGACCCGGCGGCGGCGGAGTACCGGCGGGTCAAAGCGGTGGCCGACCGGGGTGTGACGCACCGGCGGGATCCGGACGGGATGGGGATCATCAACGCCCTGTTGCCGGCGGAGGCGGCGGTGATGGTGTTCACGTTGATCGATCTGATCGCCGATGCGAACAAGGGACTTGATGCCCGGAGCGTGGATCAGCGTCGCGCTGATGCGGTCGCCGACATCGCCCGGGAGTTGTTGACGTTCGGGTTCGTGGATCTGCACGGCCTGATCGCCCGCGCCGAACACGCCACCGCTGAGCCCGCCGGTCCCGCCGGTCCCGCCGGTCCGGCTGAGCCCGCACCGGCTGAACGGACCGACCCGGCGCACGCTGATCCCCGCGACCCGGACGACGCCGGTCCCCGCGACGGGGCCGCCGCGGGCGGTGCGCCCCGCGACGGAGCCCCCGGCGGTGCGGAAAACGGCGCCGCGGCCGAGAATGGCACGCGCCCGGTCGGGTCTGTCTCCGGCGGGGTGGATCTCGCTGATCGGGCGGGGCGGTGGGCGCGGGCGTTGTCACGGCACGGCCGCCGGCCGCACCTGAATGTGACGGGGGCGTGGTCGACGGTGATCGGGTGGGATGATCTGCCCGGGCAGCTGGATGGGCATGGGGTGATCACCGCGCAGCTGCTGCGCCAGATCGCCGTGTCGTGGGGGACGTTGACCGCCGTCGGGGTGGATCCGGTGACCGGGACGGCCACTGCGGTCGGGGCGTTGACCTATCGGCCCGGGCAGCAACTGTGCGATCAGGTGGTGGTGTTGTCCGGGACGTGCCGGATGGCCGGGTGTGCGATGCCGGCGTGGAAGTGCGACATCGACCACCTGGACCCGTTCGACCACCAGGATCCCACCCGAGGTGGGAAGACGTTGTTGTGCAACAGTATTTCGTTGTGCACGTGGCATCATCTGTTGAAGCACCACACGGATTGGACGCCGCAGCTGCAACCGGACCTGTCGATCCGGTGGACCACCAACACCGGCCACCACGCCATCTCCCATCCGCGGGAGTTCACCCTGCCCGGGGAGTGGCTCCGACCAGCCGCCACCACCGCCCAGGTCGCGACCGATCAGGTCGCGACCGATCAGAGACCCACCGCCGAAACGAATATCACCGACCCTGGGGAGAAGACTGCCCCGGGCCGGGCAACAGGCCCGGCGGACACCGAACCGGACGAGACGAGGGTGATCATCGGCCCGACCGTCTTCGGACCGACGATCCCGGTGGTCCCGGCCGGCGTCGACTGGATCGAGCCGAACACCGAACTGGAGGACCCCGTCACCATCCCGCACCCCGGCAGCGTCGAGATCACCACCTACCGGATCCTGCGCCGACAGGCCCGGGAACATTCCCTGCGCAGGCTGGCCACCCTGCGCACCGCGCTGGACCCCGTCGAGCAACGCAAACGGGACTTCATCGCCGGCAGACAGTTCGACACCGACGGCCACCAATTCGACCCGGCCGACTTCGACGCCGCCACCCGCGAAAAAGCCGACCTCACCGAAACCTTCCAGATCGCCGCCCTACTCGAACGATCCCGACGACCCACAAAAGTAGTGCAGGAGTCAGGGCCGGTCAGGGGCGACGACCGACCCGTCGATGCTTCGCCGGACAGCGGCGACGCTCCCTTCTGA
- a CDS encoding GPP34 family phosphoprotein produces MTADELMLLMLDGHTGKLVTDGVTPVDPMLAGAVLVDLALGAFVDIARGEEDAKAGRVFIRKTGPTTDPLLDEALATAAVHQCLSPSKLIGALGKGVRARVLDRPVAMGQVRVERRRILHILPRTRWNESDPRAENEVRERIWRTLFQDRPPDDRTSATISLLLTANVLTKIFPTEPSGADVDKKALTARSEEVADSEWGPGGRPEGCRGHPGGHAGRHDDPGHHHHDLIRLTRVPPDRDRRIRRRSGSARRCKRAARDSPPEHRGIERTWTAG; encoded by the coding sequence TTGACCGCCGATGAACTGATGTTGCTGATGCTCGACGGCCACACGGGCAAACTTGTCACCGACGGCGTGACACCCGTCGATCCGATGCTGGCCGGAGCGGTCCTGGTCGATCTGGCGCTCGGCGCGTTCGTGGACATCGCACGTGGGGAGGAGGACGCGAAGGCGGGGCGAGTGTTCATCCGAAAGACCGGTCCCACAACGGATCCGCTCCTCGACGAGGCATTGGCCACGGCGGCCGTCCATCAGTGCCTGTCGCCCTCGAAGCTGATCGGCGCCCTGGGCAAAGGTGTGCGCGCACGGGTTCTCGACCGTCCGGTGGCCATGGGGCAGGTCCGTGTCGAGAGGCGCCGAATTCTGCACATCCTCCCCCGGACCCGATGGAACGAGAGCGACCCACGCGCAGAAAATGAGGTGCGCGAACGGATCTGGAGAACGCTGTTCCAGGACCGACCGCCGGATGACCGGACCTCCGCCACGATCTCCCTGCTGCTGACGGCCAACGTGCTGACCAAGATCTTCCCGACCGAACCGTCGGGTGCGGACGTCGACAAGAAGGCGCTCACCGCACGGTCCGAGGAAGTGGCGGACAGCGAATGGGGCCCCGGCGGCCGCCCGGAAGGTTGTCGAGGACATCCGGGCGGCCATGCTGGTCGCCACGATGATCCCGGTCATCACCACCACGACTTGATCCGGCTTACCCGGGTACCCCCAGATCGTGATCGCAGGATCCGTCGTCGCTCAGGATCGGCAAGACGCTGCAAACGGGCAGCCCGGGATTCGCCGCCAGAGCATCGGGGTATCGAGCGGACATGGACAGCAGGATGA
- a CDS encoding DinB family protein yields the protein MPDIAPPRPDELDGLLGFLEWQRHGVRAALAGLTDAQARSRPVPSTTLSLGGILKHLVGVERSWIRTDVLRGPEEPSERSDDFTLREDETVREYLDKWADEAAHTEKVLRSGLDLYQSVPDPGGAPDNNVRWVMLHFIEETARHAGHADILREAIDGQQYHR from the coding sequence ATGCCAGATATTGCGCCCCCTCGCCCTGACGAACTCGACGGTCTGCTCGGCTTCCTGGAATGGCAACGTCACGGAGTCCGCGCGGCGCTGGCGGGTCTCACCGATGCGCAGGCCCGATCACGGCCGGTCCCGTCGACCACCCTCAGCCTCGGCGGCATTCTCAAGCACCTGGTGGGCGTCGAACGATCGTGGATCCGCACCGATGTCCTTCGAGGTCCGGAGGAACCGAGCGAACGGTCCGACGACTTCACCCTCCGTGAGGACGAGACGGTCCGTGAGTACCTGGACAAGTGGGCCGACGAAGCAGCTCACACCGAGAAGGTGCTGCGGTCCGGCCTCGATCTCTACCAGTCGGTTCCCGACCCGGGCGGTGCCCCTGACAACAACGTGCGCTGGGTGATGCTTCATTTCATCGAGGAGACCGCCCGACATGCAGGTCATGCGGACATCCTCCGCGAGGCGATCGATGGACAGCAGTACCACCGTTGA